Proteins from a single region of Mucilaginibacter daejeonensis:
- a CDS encoding hybrid sensor histidine kinase/response regulator transcription factor — MPKVRYFLIIFSMLLLEGVRAHTLPIRTISINDGLSNNSVNAIFQDHLGFMWFGTHDGLSCYDGKQFVTFRNHFGDKSSLPYNYIYSVAEDNKGRIWAATGQGVGIYDRFSHKFTTLYSLSTRSKRLFHIDNAVNVVKADAQGNMLIGTNGIGMLRQAANDTVATLIPFVQADGKLSTAYNARAIVTDAKGQVWVGIDGEGVYLYVPRLNRVVPVVKGLKSINALQASSNDLWIGTGKGLYLYRSAQRTVVRSSQLFPSTLDNEDVTSILQVSPGRVWVGTTSNGLFRVDLDSHTTQHYYPSKDGNNFISSEIVPALFQDNERRVWIGTLKGGINIIDNNDQYFHAVTHDPQNKNSLIYPYVSAFSEDQKGVLWVGTDGGGMNSWDPVTREAKAYVHVAGDAGSLSSNLVTSILTDAYGGLWTATYGAGINRFDPRTGKFKKYQCVSPSNEASNYVWLLYEDHEQKLWATTFGGSVFYYDRKDDRFKQFNNDFNNMVAFMEDSHHELWAANAHFLSRMDRNNQDHRFYDVGKPIRALHEDARHRFWIGTEGGGLILFDRDKGQVLKQYTDANGLCNNSVLSILEDKNGKLWMSTFGGLSCFDPRTQKFRNFYRENGLQSDQFSYNAALKLKSGEMLFGGIGGFTRFDPDSINYKPKPPVLVYLTSIKVDNKVVTSGSKYVKGFNRTGIDEVEVPYQKADLSVSFSSVDLSRSGKAKYAYFLENWDKDWSVTTSSDPVSYSHLHEGTYYLHVKRSDASGNWGPDRVLLTVVILPPFYRTIWAYLFYLVGISVSIYLYNRYRVNKARLEHEVELANASAEKEKELNERKTAFFTNVSHEFRTPITLIVNPLKDSLQKRIPLTEKNGLELVYTNAQKLLKLIDQLLAFKSIGQQDTAPVLTVVNFKVLCRELFNNFVKEAEMKRLNYQLTDECEDALINADPAQLEVVINNLYSNAIKYSPEGADVKVTIFCNEQQIGLRVADTGPGIPAGVGDRIFDRYFRGPGPATANKSGFGIGLYLAKTYVEAHHGSLTYRSTEGQGATFEVLLPRTPVPSAQQPLQPIIVTEPVMDRPADDSYDECDQPENWTDNRHSVLVVEDNTHLREYIQSVLKEEYQVYTASNAEKGYEAIVKYSPDLVVTDIMMDGKNGVELCAQIKADPKYSHIPVILLTAITDDQMRLTAAQTGADDYLTKPFEREMLMARVKTLLKNRNTLQQYFYNEVTLKKQDLKVSPEYQEFLKECIRIVNDHIAEEDFNIVTFTSEIGMSRSNLYRKVKLMSGLSISGFVRFIRLRKAAELMIDTNMTISEISFHVGIMDVKYFRKQFNNVFGMNPSDYIKKYRAVFVKKS, encoded by the coding sequence ATGCCCAAGGTTCGTTATTTCTTGATCATTTTTAGCATGCTGTTATTGGAAGGAGTGCGTGCACATACGCTGCCTATCCGAACCATCAGTATCAATGATGGCCTGTCGAATAACTCGGTTAACGCGATATTCCAGGATCACCTCGGCTTTATGTGGTTCGGTACGCACGATGGGTTGAGCTGTTACGATGGCAAGCAATTCGTCACGTTCCGCAATCATTTCGGCGATAAAAGCTCTTTGCCTTATAACTATATCTACTCGGTAGCTGAGGACAACAAAGGACGCATTTGGGCAGCTACCGGCCAGGGTGTAGGCATATATGACCGCTTTTCGCACAAGTTCACCACGCTTTACAGTCTTTCTACCCGGTCAAAAAGGCTGTTCCATATCGATAATGCCGTTAACGTGGTGAAGGCCGATGCGCAAGGCAACATGCTTATAGGCACTAACGGCATAGGCATGTTGCGGCAGGCAGCTAACGATACCGTGGCCACCCTCATTCCTTTTGTACAGGCCGATGGAAAGCTCTCTACCGCCTACAATGCAAGGGCGATCGTTACTGATGCCAAAGGGCAAGTGTGGGTAGGGATCGATGGGGAGGGGGTCTATCTTTACGTACCTAGGCTGAACAGGGTGGTGCCGGTGGTGAAAGGGCTGAAAAGTATCAACGCTCTTCAGGCTTCAAGTAATGACCTTTGGATCGGAACCGGTAAAGGCCTGTACTTGTATCGTTCGGCGCAGAGAACGGTGGTCAGATCTTCGCAGCTGTTCCCTTCCACGCTGGATAATGAGGACGTGACCTCTATACTACAGGTAAGCCCCGGCCGGGTTTGGGTGGGTACCACCAGCAACGGCCTTTTCCGGGTCGACCTCGACTCCCATACCACGCAGCATTATTATCCATCAAAGGATGGCAACAACTTCATCAGCAGCGAGATCGTGCCTGCCTTGTTTCAGGATAATGAACGCCGTGTTTGGATAGGCACGCTAAAGGGCGGCATCAACATCATCGATAATAACGACCAATATTTCCATGCCGTTACCCACGACCCACAGAACAAGAACAGCCTGATCTACCCGTACGTATCCGCTTTTAGCGAGGACCAAAAGGGCGTGTTATGGGTAGGTACTGACGGCGGTGGGATGAATAGCTGGGACCCCGTAACGCGCGAAGCCAAAGCTTACGTGCACGTTGCAGGTGATGCGGGCTCATTAAGCAGTAACCTGGTCACCAGTATCCTGACCGATGCTTACGGCGGCCTTTGGACAGCTACTTATGGGGCTGGTATCAATAGATTTGACCCACGTACGGGTAAGTTCAAAAAGTATCAGTGTGTATCGCCCTCTAATGAGGCGAGCAACTACGTTTGGCTGTTGTATGAGGACCATGAACAGAAGCTATGGGCAACTACCTTTGGTGGCAGTGTATTCTATTACGACCGTAAAGACGACCGCTTTAAGCAATTCAATAACGACTTTAATAACATGGTGGCGTTCATGGAAGACAGCCACCATGAGCTTTGGGCAGCTAACGCTCACTTCCTGAGCCGCATGGATCGTAACAATCAGGACCACCGTTTCTATGATGTGGGCAAGCCCATACGGGCGCTGCATGAGGATGCTCGCCACCGGTTTTGGATAGGTACCGAAGGGGGCGGTCTCATCTTGTTCGATCGTGATAAAGGCCAGGTGCTTAAGCAGTACACGGATGCCAACGGACTTTGCAACAATTCGGTATTAAGTATATTGGAGGATAAAAATGGCAAGCTGTGGATGAGCACCTTTGGTGGACTATCCTGCTTTGACCCGCGTACCCAAAAGTTCCGTAATTTTTACCGGGAGAACGGTTTGCAAAGCGACCAGTTCTCGTACAATGCGGCGCTTAAGCTCAAAAGCGGCGAGATGCTCTTTGGTGGTATAGGCGGTTTTACGCGGTTCGACCCTGATAGTATCAACTACAAGCCCAAGCCGCCGGTGCTGGTATATCTCACCTCTATCAAGGTCGATAATAAGGTGGTCACATCCGGCAGTAAGTACGTGAAAGGCTTTAACCGCACCGGTATCGATGAGGTGGAGGTGCCGTATCAAAAAGCAGATCTATCGGTTAGCTTTTCCTCGGTAGACCTTTCGCGCTCGGGTAAGGCCAAATACGCCTACTTCCTCGAGAATTGGGATAAGGACTGGTCGGTCACTACCTCGTCCGATCCGGTGAGCTACAGCCATTTGCATGAGGGTACCTACTACCTGCATGTGAAACGGAGCGATGCCTCGGGCAACTGGGGCCCTGACCGGGTATTGCTCACGGTGGTGATCTTACCGCCGTTCTACCGTACCATCTGGGCGTACCTTTTTTACTTGGTGGGTATCTCAGTAAGCATCTACCTGTACAACCGCTACCGGGTAAATAAGGCCCGCCTGGAGCATGAAGTTGAACTGGCCAATGCCAGCGCCGAAAAAGAAAAAGAGCTGAACGAACGTAAAACGGCGTTCTTTACCAATGTATCGCACGAGTTCAGGACACCGATCACCCTGATCGTGAACCCGCTTAAAGACAGTTTACAGAAGCGAATACCGCTCACCGAAAAGAACGGGCTTGAACTGGTATACACCAATGCGCAAAAGTTATTGAAACTGATCGATCAGTTGCTGGCCTTCAAAAGCATTGGCCAGCAAGACACCGCGCCGGTGCTTACGGTAGTGAACTTTAAGGTGCTGTGCCGCGAGTTGTTCAATAACTTCGTTAAAGAGGCCGAAATGAAGCGGCTTAACTACCAACTGACCGATGAGTGTGAGGATGCGCTGATCAATGCCGACCCAGCCCAACTGGAGGTGGTGATCAATAATCTGTACTCCAACGCGATCAAATACTCGCCCGAGGGTGCCGATGTTAAGGTGACCATATTTTGCAACGAGCAGCAGATCGGCCTGCGAGTGGCGGATACCGGGCCGGGCATACCGGCCGGCGTGGGTGATCGTATCTTCGACCGTTATTTCCGCGGGCCCGGCCCAGCCACGGCCAATAAGTCGGGTTTCGGTATAGGGCTTTACCTGGCAAAGACCTATGTTGAAGCGCATCATGGGTCGCTCACCTATCGCTCTACCGAGGGTCAGGGTGCTACTTTTGAGGTACTGTTACCACGCACGCCTGTGCCATCGGCGCAGCAACCGTTGCAGCCCATAATAGTGACCGAACCGGTGATGGACCGCCCTGCCGACGACAGCTATGACGAATGCGACCAACCGGAGAACTGGACCGATAACCGGCACAGCGTACTGGTGGTTGAAGATAACACCCATTTGCGTGAGTACATACAATCGGTACTTAAAGAGGAATACCAGGTGTACACCGCATCCAACGCCGAAAAAGGTTACGAAGCCATTGTGAAGTATTCGCCCGACCTGGTGGTGACCGACATTATGATGGATGGCAAGAACGGGGTGGAGCTTTGCGCCCAGATCAAGGCCGATCCAAAATACTCGCACATCCCGGTGATCCTGCTCACGGCCATTACTGATGATCAGATGCGCCTCACCGCCGCGCAGACCGGTGCCGATGATTACCTGACCAAGCCGTTCGAGCGCGAAATGCTGATGGCCCGGGTAAAGACCCTGCTCAAGAACCGGAACACCCTGCAACAATACTTCTACAACGAGGTAACGCTTAAAAAGCAGGACCTCAAGGTATCACCTGAATACCAAGAGTTCCTGAAAGAGTGTATCCGCATCGTGAACGATCACATAGCCGAGGAAGATTTCAACATCGTTACCTTTACCAGTGAGATAGGTATGAGTCGATCTAACCTTTACCGCAAAGTGAAGCTGATGTCGGGCTTGTCCATTTCTGGTTTTGTCCGGTTCATCCGTTTGCGCAAGGCGGCCGAGTTGATGATCGATACCAATATGACCATCAGCGAGATATCATTCCACGTGGGGATCATGGACGTGAAGTACTTCAGAAAACAGTTCAACAATGTGTTCGGCATGAACCCGTCCGACTATATCAAAAAGTACCGGGCCGTGTTCGTGAAAAAGAGCTAA
- a CDS encoding glycoside hydrolase family 16 protein — translation MIAYSKILTVGLALTAFALSGLQAQTKPDHKGYRLVWSDEFERDGLPDTANWQYEKGFVRNHELQWYQPQNAYCKNGKLIIEAQKVHLPNPLYVPQSTDWRTSREFIEYTSASLNTRHAHSWQYGRMEMRARIDTAAGLWPAFWTLGVKGQWPSNGEIDIMEYYRGMLLANIACGTATAYKAKWYSTDKPISALGGKEWSKKFHNWRMDWDENEISLYVDDILLNRVALKDLMNQDGTGINPFKQPHYILLNLALGGDNGGDPSRTTFPRKYEIEYVKTYQKIN, via the coding sequence ATGATAGCTTACTCCAAGATATTGACCGTTGGCCTGGCGCTGACCGCCTTTGCACTGAGCGGCCTCCAAGCCCAAACCAAGCCCGATCACAAAGGCTACCGCCTGGTATGGAGCGATGAGTTCGAGCGTGACGGCCTACCCGATACCGCCAATTGGCAATATGAAAAGGGTTTTGTGCGCAATCATGAGCTACAGTGGTACCAACCGCAAAATGCTTACTGTAAGAACGGCAAGCTGATCATTGAAGCGCAAAAGGTACACCTGCCTAACCCGCTTTACGTACCCCAAAGCACCGACTGGCGCACCAGCCGCGAATTTATCGAATACACATCGGCCAGTTTGAATACCCGCCATGCCCACAGCTGGCAGTACGGGCGCATGGAGATGCGTGCCCGTATCGACACCGCCGCGGGTTTATGGCCGGCTTTCTGGACTCTGGGCGTAAAAGGCCAGTGGCCATCCAACGGCGAGATCGACATCATGGAGTATTACAGAGGTATGCTGCTGGCCAACATCGCTTGTGGTACGGCTACGGCTTACAAGGCCAAATGGTACAGCACTGATAAACCGATCAGCGCCCTGGGCGGCAAGGAGTGGAGCAAAAAATTCCATAACTGGCGCATGGACTGGGATGAGAACGAGATCAGCCTGTATGTAGATGATATCCTCCTCAACCGCGTGGCCTTGAAGGATCTGATGAACCAGGACGGCACCGGGATCAATCCTTTTAAACAGCCGCACTATATATTGTTGAACCTGGCTTTAGGCGGCGACAACGGCGGCGATCCAAGCCGCACCACTTTTCCGCGTAAATACGAGATAGAATACGTAAAGACTTACCAAAAAATTAATTGA
- a CDS encoding glycoside hydrolase family 2 TIM barrel-domain containing protein, whose product MRKFLFIFCLIGSIANAQNKRNDWEDPTSVDWHKEKAHASFMLYNNMKDALADDEKRSDHYRSLNGNWKFQYVDKPSQRMKDFYRTDLDDSRWSTIPVPSNWELKGFGIPIYTNITYPHLRQPPLIGENDPVGTYRRTFSVPANWKGQQVLLHFGSISGCAYVYVNGKKVGMSKVAKSPAEFNITKYLKPGNNQLAVQVFRWHDGSYLEDQDFWRLSGIERDVFLYAMPEKTIWDMFLHPGLDGQYKNGLFAAEVTLRSFDKNSPARGSVTVEIKDKAGKNVFTQTRNVTGGKDSMQVLNFAGTVTDPLKWSAESPNLYNCVVTYHNGKQDQITNTKIGFRTVEIKGSQLMVNGMPILVKGVNRHEHDDVTGHVPVRATMLKDIKLMKQFNINAVRTSHYPNDPEWYKLCDQYGLYLVDEANIETHGMGAEFQSWFDHAKHPAYLPEWAPAHIDRTVRLVERDKNHPSVIIWSLGNECGNGPVFHDTYKWIKGRDNSRPVQFEQAGEDVNTDIVCPMYPSISNMKNYAAADKARPYIMCEYAHAMGNSNGNFQEYWDIISSSKHMQGGFIWDWVDQGIKAINSNKDTYWAYGGDLGGFHLQNDENGVADGILSADRTPDPGAYEVKKVYQNVLFTSTDPLSGKFDISNKFDFTDLDQYNFNWKIYKNGTLFKEGQFDVALAPHQQKQIQLPLTLPNVEANDEYFVTLSATTKKATEMIPAGHVIAEEQFKLKGDHFTNMATAKGKLTVKMSDKTMSFTAENKVSGEFDLASGRLIKLTGPTGQMIRQLPEPYFWRAPTDNDFGNNMPERLGIWRNAHANNMVKDVDVSKPDEDGVNVTVKSILAGVDVPYKIVYHVNNDGSIKVTASMDMTGRDLPELPRFGMRMRLWGGYDRLTYYGRGPWENYSDRHDASFVGLYSDSVKNQYYRGYIRPQESGYKTDVRWLKLTNGQGQSIKIEGAQPICFSALNVSTEDLDPGLSKKQQHPTDLQYSNNTYLNIDLAQRGVGGDDSWGALPHKPYRLLDKKYSYTYTLSLEDKR is encoded by the coding sequence ATGAGAAAGTTCCTATTTATATTTTGCTTGATCGGAAGCATTGCAAATGCCCAGAACAAGCGCAACGATTGGGAAGACCCCACATCGGTAGACTGGCACAAAGAAAAGGCCCATGCATCGTTCATGCTTTACAACAACATGAAAGATGCACTGGCCGATGACGAAAAACGGTCAGACCATTACCGCTCGCTTAACGGCAACTGGAAGTTCCAGTATGTGGACAAGCCATCACAACGGATGAAGGATTTTTACCGCACCGACCTTGATGATTCGCGCTGGAGCACCATACCGGTGCCTTCTAACTGGGAATTGAAAGGTTTTGGCATCCCGATCTACACCAATATCACTTACCCGCACTTACGCCAGCCACCGCTGATCGGCGAGAACGATCCGGTAGGTACTTATCGCCGTACGTTCAGCGTACCGGCCAATTGGAAAGGCCAGCAGGTGTTGCTTCACTTTGGTTCGATATCGGGCTGTGCTTACGTTTATGTGAACGGTAAAAAGGTGGGCATGTCTAAAGTGGCCAAGTCACCTGCCGAGTTCAATATCACCAAATATCTTAAGCCGGGCAACAATCAACTGGCGGTACAGGTGTTCCGCTGGCATGATGGCAGCTACCTGGAAGACCAGGATTTTTGGCGTTTAAGCGGCATAGAGCGTGATGTGTTCCTGTACGCCATGCCTGAAAAGACCATCTGGGACATGTTCCTGCACCCTGGTTTGGATGGCCAATACAAAAATGGCTTGTTCGCGGCTGAGGTCACCCTGCGTTCTTTTGATAAGAATAGCCCGGCACGCGGATCTGTGACCGTTGAGATCAAAGACAAAGCCGGCAAGAACGTGTTCACCCAAACACGTAATGTTACCGGAGGTAAGGATAGCATGCAAGTGCTCAACTTTGCCGGTACCGTTACCGACCCGCTTAAATGGAGCGCCGAGAGCCCTAACCTGTATAACTGCGTGGTGACCTACCATAACGGCAAGCAAGACCAGATCACTAATACCAAGATCGGTTTCCGCACGGTCGAGATCAAAGGCTCACAATTGATGGTGAACGGTATGCCTATCCTGGTAAAAGGGGTGAACCGCCACGAACATGATGATGTGACCGGTCACGTACCCGTACGCGCCACTATGTTGAAGGATATCAAGCTGATGAAGCAGTTCAACATCAATGCGGTACGTACCAGCCACTACCCTAATGACCCCGAATGGTACAAGCTGTGCGATCAGTACGGTCTTTACCTGGTAGATGAGGCCAACATCGAAACGCATGGTATGGGTGCCGAGTTCCAGTCATGGTTCGATCATGCTAAACACCCGGCCTACCTGCCCGAATGGGCTCCGGCGCACATCGATCGTACGGTACGGTTGGTGGAGCGCGATAAGAACCACCCATCGGTGATCATCTGGTCGTTAGGTAACGAGTGCGGTAACGGTCCGGTGTTCCATGATACTTATAAATGGATCAAAGGCCGCGACAACAGCCGCCCGGTACAATTCGAGCAGGCCGGTGAGGATGTTAATACCGATATCGTGTGTCCGATGTATCCAAGCATCAGCAACATGAAGAACTACGCCGCTGCCGATAAGGCCCGCCCGTACATCATGTGCGAGTATGCGCATGCGATGGGTAACAGCAACGGTAACTTCCAGGAATATTGGGACATTATCTCGTCAAGCAAGCACATGCAAGGCGGCTTTATCTGGGATTGGGTAGATCAAGGCATCAAGGCCATCAACTCCAATAAAGATACTTACTGGGCCTACGGCGGTGACCTTGGTGGTTTCCACCTGCAAAATGACGAGAACGGTGTGGCCGACGGCATTTTGAGTGCCGACCGCACGCCAGATCCGGGCGCTTATGAGGTAAAAAAGGTTTACCAGAACGTACTATTCACTTCGACCGACCCGTTGAGCGGCAAGTTCGATATCAGCAATAAGTTCGATTTCACTGATCTGGACCAGTATAACTTTAATTGGAAAATATACAAGAACGGTACGCTGTTCAAGGAAGGCCAATTCGATGTAGCCTTAGCTCCGCATCAGCAAAAACAGATACAACTGCCATTGACCTTACCTAACGTTGAGGCAAATGACGAGTATTTTGTGACCCTGAGCGCAACCACTAAAAAGGCCACAGAGATGATACCCGCCGGCCATGTTATAGCCGAAGAGCAATTCAAGCTAAAAGGCGATCACTTTACTAATATGGCTACGGCTAAAGGCAAGCTAACCGTTAAAATGAGCGACAAGACGATGTCGTTCACGGCGGAGAACAAGGTGAGCGGCGAATTTGACCTGGCATCAGGAAGGCTGATCAAGCTTACCGGCCCAACTGGCCAAATGATCAGGCAGTTACCTGAACCCTATTTTTGGCGTGCCCCTACCGATAACGATTTTGGTAACAACATGCCCGAGCGTTTAGGTATATGGCGCAATGCTCATGCTAACAACATGGTCAAAGACGTTGATGTGAGCAAACCTGATGAGGATGGCGTTAACGTGACCGTTAAGTCGATACTGGCCGGGGTAGATGTACCTTACAAAATAGTTTACCATGTCAACAATGATGGCTCGATCAAAGTGACCGCATCAATGGATATGACCGGACGCGACCTGCCTGAATTGCCTCGCTTTGGTATGCGCATGCGCCTGTGGGGTGGTTATGACCGTTTGACCTATTATGGCCGCGGCCCTTGGGAGAACTACAGCGACCGTCATGACGCTTCGTTTGTAGGCCTGTACTCTGATTCAGTAAAGAACCAGTATTACCGTGGCTATATACGCCCTCAAGAGAGCGGTTACAAGACCGATGTGAGATGGTTAAAACTGACCAACGGACAGGGCCAAAGCATCAAGATAGAAGGTGCCCAACCGATCTGCTTTAGTGCCTTGAACGTATCTACCGAGGATCTGGATCCTGGTCTGTCAAAAAAACAACAGCACCCTACCGATCTGCAATACAGCAACAACACCTACCTGAACATTGACCTCGCCCAACGTGGCGTAGGTGGCGATGACAGCTGGGGCGCTCTGCCGCACAAGCCGTACCGCCTGCTTGATAAAAAGTATAGCTATACCTATACCCTGAGCCTGGAAGACAAACGTTGA